AAGAGTTAATGGCTGAGGGATCAACCAACAAGACCCTCCTCGCTCAGACGTTAGGCGTTGCTCGGTCAAGTCTGTACTACCGTTCAGTGAAAGAAGATCAAGACTGGCTGTTAAAAACACAAATTGAACGCACACTCCGTGGACACCCCGGCTACGGCTCCCGGCGTGTAGCTACCAGCCTTGGCAGAAACCGTAAGGCAGTCCAGCGGGTAATGAGGAAGTTTGGCATCAAGCCTTACCGCCGAACCGCTAAAAAACGCTTGAGAAAACCACAAACCAGTAGATACTACCCAAACCAGCTGCTCACTACAGCACCAGGCTACCCCCACCATATCTGGGCAGCAGATTTTACTGAAATTGCCTGGCACCACAAGGTGTACTTGGCAACTGTACTTGATCTGTACACCAGGCAAGTTGTTGGCGTGGCTGTTGCTACCAGGAAAGGGCTAGTCTTAACGATGCAAGCCATCTGTGGCGCACTGCTGCACCATCCTCGTCCACACATCTTTCACTCAGATAATGGCAGGGAGTATGATGCCCAATCGTTTACCGGTTTGTTAACCAACCTCAATGTGGTTATTTCACGCAGTAAGCCAGGCTGTCCCTGGGAGAATGGTTACCAGGAAAGTTTCTATGGTAAATTCAAGCTTGAACTAGGTGACCCTAAACGTTTTTCAACCTTAGGAGAGTTAGTAGCTGCTATGTACCACCACATCTGGGTGTACAACCATACCAGGATTCACTCTGCTTTGAATATGCCACCTAAAGTATTTGAAAAACAGCCTGTTATGGCTGCTTAAAAGTCTTAGAATGAGNNNNNNNNNNNNNNNNNNNNNNNNNNNNNNNNNNNNNNNNGTTGACGACACATGAGTGCCGTGTGTTTAGCGCCGCACATGGCGCGTTCTTCGGCACAGGTTCCAAACTTGGAGTTTGGCCATCCAGTGCCGGACGACATGACGGATTTGGCCGAACAGCGTCCAGTCTCCGTCAATCTTAGACCTTGGTAGCATGCGCCTCATCTCCTTTGCCGAGTTTGGCGGTTAGCGGTGCCATGGCAAGTTGGGCGCTTGCCAAAATTCAAACAGGAACAATCCTGTCGTCATAAGCAGGCCCAAAATTAAGGCCTGCAGTCCGACTGCTTTCCACACTGCGACCCAGAATGCCACTACTGTGATGCCAGCTAGGATCCAGATCACGGCTCCCCAGAAAACGTCGGAACGATGAAATAGCCTTCCTTGCATTGTAACCCCCCATTGAGAGGCGATTAGCCCCTCCACGCTGCTCAACAATTGAGCTTATCATTAATAGCACTAAAAAAGGGTGGTGTCAATTATGCTCTTGACACAAAAATAAGAGATGATTATACTAATTAGCACTCTATGATTGAGAGTGCTAAGCATTTATGAACGAACGAACAGCTAAAATTTTAAAGCTCATTATTGAAGAATATATCCGGACTGCCAAGCCTGTTGGTTCAAAGTACCTGGCCGAATCAGGTAAATTTAATATTTCCCCGGCGACAATTAGAAACGCAATGGCGGATTTAGAAGATTCTGGCTACATTGCCCAACCGCACACATCGGCCGGCCGAGCGCCAACCGAGAAAGGCTACCAATATTATATTCAAAATTTAACGCCTAAATCGGTAACTAAATCAGAAGCGACTAATTTAGACAACGCTGAAAATCCAAAAGAGTTGGCTCGGTATTTGGCTAGCCGCTCGGCTAACGCTGTTTTTTTAGCACTTGATGACAATTATGTTTATATCACTGGCATTGCTAATGTTTTTTCACAGCCTGAATTTTTTGAACACGAAACTGTCTCTGAGTTAAGCGAGGCGCTAGACCATATTGAAGATATGGTTCGGTCAGTTGATAGTATGTTAGATGAACAGCTACAAATTATGCTGGGATCAAAAAATCCCTTAAGCCGTGATTTAACCTTGCTGCTTGGCCGGGGGCTAAGGCATCATGACCGGGTAATTGGCATGCTTGGCCCAATGCGTATGGATTATGCCCGTAACATGGCGTTGCTGGATTACGCTCGGCAAATTCTATATCGTTTTTAATTTATGAGCAAAAAAACTGAAGCTAAACCAAAGCCAAATAAAGTTCAGGAATTGGAAGCCAAGTGTAATGAGTATTTAGACGGTTGGAAGCGGGCGCAGGCGGATTATCAAAATTTACAAAAACAAGTTGTTAAAGAGAAAAGTCAAACGATTAAATTTGCCCAACGTGAGATTATTGAAGAGCTTCTAAGCGTTTATGACAATTTTAAAATGGCGGTGGGGCATATACCGCACCACCAAGAAGCCGAGGATTGGGTGATTGGCATTCGTCACATTCTAAAGCAGTTGAAAAGTATTTTGGAAAACGCGGCCGTGCATGAAATTTTAACAGTCGGAGAAAAATTTAACCCAGAAGTTCATGAGGCCGTAGAACAGGTAGCTACCGACGAACAGCATGACGGTTTGGTAGTAGAAGAAGTAAAACCAGGATATAAAATGCATGGCCAAGTGATTCAAGTCGCTAAAGTAAAAGTTGGGGTACATAAAAAATAACCACAGTGTCATTGCGAGCGAACCGAGTCTGACTCGGGGAGCGTGGCAATGACAATCGGGAACAAATAATAAATAACACTAAAGCATAAGAAACACTATGGGAAAAATATTAGGTATAGATTTAGGCACCACCAACTCCGCCATGGCGGTGATGGAAGGCGGCCAGCCAAAAATTATTGAAAACAAAGAAGGTAACCGTACTACACCTTCAATGGTCGCATTATCAAAAACAAATGAGCGTTTAGCTGGGTTATTAGCAAAGCGTCAAGCCGTTACCAATCCGGCTAATACCCTTTTTTCTATCAAGCGCTTGATAGGCCGACGCTGGGAAGACGAGGAGGTCCAAAGAGACGTTAAAACCATGCCGTATAAGATTGTAAAGTCTGGTGAAGGCGTGAAAGTGAAAATGGGCGATAAAGAACATACCCCTCAAGAAATTTCAGCTATGATTTTACAAAAGCTTAAAGCTGACGCTGAAGAAAAATTAGGCGAAAAAATTGATGAGGCGGTAATTACCGTGCCGGCCTACTTTGATGATTCGCAACGTCAAGCGACTAAAGACGCTGGTGAAATCGCGGGATTGAAAGTTAAACGAATTATTAATGAGCCAACCGCCGCGGCTTTAGCGTATGGTTTTGATAAAAAGAAGGGCCAGCAAATTTTGGTTTATGACCTTGGCGGCGGTACGTTTGATGTTTCAGTACTTGATGTCTCAGAAGATACCGTGGAAGTTAAATCAACCAGCGGCGACACTCATTTAGGCGGCGATGACTTTGACGGCCGCATAATTGATTGGATTATTGAGGAGTTTAAAAAAGATTCAGGAATTGATTTATCTAAAGATAATTTGTCATTGCAACGCATTAAAGAGGCGGCTGAAAAAGCTAAAATTGAATTATCGACCGCTCAAGAAACTGAAATTAACCAACCGTTTATTACCTCAGACGCCAGCGGCCCCAAGCACTTAACCTTGAAATTGACCCGGGCTAAGCTAGAAGAGTTAGTCGGTGATTTAGTTGAAAAAACTATGTCGCCAGTGAAGCAAGCTCTTAAAGACGCTAAGTTGGAAGCCAAAGACATTGAAGAAATAGTCATGGTCGGGGGAATGACCCGCATGCCATTAGTTAACCAAACAGTTGAAAAGTTTTTTGGCAAAAAGCCGAACTTAAGCGTTAATCCAGATGAAGTCGTGGCTCTTGGCGCGGCGGTGCAAGCGGGAGTATTGCAAGGAGACGTTAAGGATGTTTTATTGTTGGATGTAACACCATTAACTTTAGGGATTGAAACACTGGGAGGAGTAGCTACACCTTTAATTGAACGTAATACTACTATCCCCGCGAGCAAAAGCCAAATTTTTTCTACGGCGGCGGATAATCAACCGTCGGTGGAAGTGCATGTACTTCAGGGAGAACGGCCAATGGCAGCTGATAACAAAACTCTTGGCCGGTTTATTCTTGACGGTATTCCGCCAGCTCCCCGCGGCGTGCCACAAGTTGAGGTCAGTTTTGACATCGACGCCAATGGCATACTAAATGTATCCGCCAAAGATAAAGGTACGAGTAAGGAACAAAAAATTACTATTACTGCCTCTTCCGGTCTATCCAAAGATGAAATTGAGAAAATGAAAAAAGATGCCGAAGAGCACGCTGGCGAGGATGCCAAGAAGAAAGAATTAGTTGAAACTAAGAATTTAGCTGACACTTTAGTGTTTACTACTGAAAAAGCTTTGAAAGATGCAGGAGACAAAATATCCGCCGACGACAAAAAAGCGATTGAAGAGAAGCTAGAAGCGCTTAAAAAAGTGACAGACAAAGACGATTTAGACGCGATTAAAAAAGCATCAGAAGAATTGTCCCAGGCCGCTCAAAAATTAGGGGAAGCGATGTATAAGCAAGAGCAACAAGGCGCCCAAGCTCAAGCCAAGGATAAATCAGAAGATCAAGCCAAAGACGAGGCCGGGCCGGTCGAAGGGGAGTTTGAGGAGGTTAAAAAGGAAGAAGGCCAAGACGGCAACAAAGAGAGTAAATAATCTAAGTCCCCTCAATGCTCGAGGGGACTTTATTCTGTGTTACAATAATACTGTTTTATGCTATTAAACTTATCATTACTTTTAGGCGGCTTTATTTTATTGATTAAAAGCGCTGATTGGTTAGTTTCTGGCAGTAGCAGTTTGGCCAAGACGTTTGGTATCCCAAGCATTATAATTGGGCTTACGATAGTGGCTTTTGGCACAAGCGCGCCGGAATGGATTGTCACTGTATTTTCGTCATTTAGCGGTTTTGGCAACGCGGCTATTGGTAACGTGATTGGGAGTAACATTTCAAACGTGGCTTTAATTTTGGGCGTGGCAGCGATAATTTTACCGCTTTCGGTTGATTCAAAAGTAATTTCCCGTGAAATCCCTTTTTTAATTTTAGCTTCACTAGTGATGTTTTTGATGGTGACGCGGGGATTTTTTTCCGGTGAAGCGTTGCTTACCCTTTTTCGCTCAGACGGATTAATTTTGATCGCCTTTTTTAGCATTTTTTTATATTACTTAATTAATGAGGCTTTGCGCTCAGGCGAAAGTTTTATTGAAGAAAGACGGTTGAAAGGTGAATATGCCGATATCGCTAAAAATCGCAAACCATTACGCGCTATCGGCGCATTTTTAATCGGCGTTATTGGTTTGGCTTTGGCTGGGCAGTTGGTGGTTCACGGCGGCGTTAATTTAGCTGGGCTGCTTGGAATTTCAGATGCAGTTGTTGGTTTATTTGCTTTTTCTTTGGGGACCTCATTGCCTGAACTTGTTACCACCATCAAGGCGGTTAGAGAAAAGGAGCCAAATTTAGCCATCGGTAACGTGGTTGGCAGTAATGTCTTTAACACCTTGTTTGTTTTGGGCTCTGCCGCTTCAATCACCCCCATTGTCTATAGTTCAAAATTGTTATTTGATGTCGGCTTAATGTTTGCCTTGTCTGGAATATTAATGTTTTTTAGCTTCACTGATAGAAAAATAAGCCGGGTAGAAGGGATTAGTTTGCTGGTGCTGTACTTTTTATACTTAACTTTTCTTTTTGTAAGAAATTAACCCAGTAGAGAAATTTCGAAATGATTATGTTTTATAACTATATAATTCAAAGCAAGAAGAACAAAATTTTGTACAGTGGTTTTACTTCTGATTTAAAGAATAGAATCAAAGAGCATAATCAAGGTAGAAATAAATCAACAAAAGAGAATCGTCCGTGTGAGCTGATTTATTACGAAGCATGTTTGAGTAGAAAAGATGCCACCAGGAGAGAAAAATATTTAAAAACAACCCAGGGTCGCCGTTTGTTAAAGATAAGACTCAAAGATTATTTTTATATGAAGAATATTCGAAATTCTTCTACTGGGTAAAATGGCTAAAGATTATTACAAAATACTCGGTGTAGACAAAGGTGTGTCCAAAGACGAACTAAAAAAAGCATACCGCAAGCTCGCGCACCAATATCATCCGGATAAAGCCGGCGGCGACGAGGCGAAGTTTAAAGAGATCAACGAGGCATACCGGGTTTTATCAGATGACACTAAGCGCCAACAATACGATCAGTTTGGCCAAACCTTTGAAGGTGCCGGGCCGGGCTTTGGCGGCTTTAGTGGTTTTCAGGGTTTTGGCGGCGGTGGCCAAGGGTTTGAATTTGATTTAGGCGATATATTTGGGGAAGTTTTTGGCGGGGGCCGGGCGCGTACTCGTGCTCGTCAGGGGCGTGATATGCAAATTGATTTAGATATTCCGTTTCGAGATGCGGTTTTTGGAGCTGAAAAAACCATTAAAATTTCTCGCGACCAAGTATGTGATAAATGTAAAGGCAATGGAGCTGAACCTGGCAGTAAAATTGATACGTGTAAAACTTGCGGCGGTTCCGGCCAAGAATATCGCAATGTTGGGTTTGGCATTCGGATGCCTTCAGTTTGTACTGCCTGCCGCGGTAANNNNNNNNNNNNNNNNNAAAAATGTGCTCAATGCCATGGCCAAGGTGTGATCAAAAAGCAAACAGAATTAAAAGTAAAAATTCCGGCGGGCATTGACAACGGCCAAACTATCAGGTTAAGCGGTGAGGGAGAGGCTATTCAGGGCGGAGTGGCTGGGGATTTGTATGTTAATGTGGTAGTGCTGCCAGAAATTGGGTTCCAACGAGATGGTTACAATATCATCAATACTAAACTCATAAGTTACGCTACCGCTGCGCTTGGCGGGAAAGTGGGAGTTGAAACAATTGATGGCCCCGTTGCTTTAAAAATTCCGTCCGGTACACCAAGCGGCAAAGTGTTTGTGCTTAAAGGTAAGGGCGTGCCGCATCTGAATGGCCATGGCCGCGGCAATCATTTAGTTGAAATCAAGGTTAAAGTGCCAACTAAATTATCTCGTAAGCAAAAAAAGCTGCTCGAACAACTTGAGGAATTAGAATAGTAATTTGTGACCCCACCCACCTTCGCTACCCTCCTTCGCATGAAGCTTCGGAAGGGTGAAAAGCTACGGACGGGCATGGGGGGATCTTAGTCGTCGCTTTGCTCCTACCCATAGGGGCTTCTCCGCCTACGCTAACGCTTCGGACGGGCAGGCAGGATCGGCCTGCGCACTAAAATTTTGCTAGTACCGCTACGGGGAATCGAACCCCGATTTCCAGGATGAGAACCTGACGTCCTAACCATTAGACGATAGCGGCATAAAAAATATTGTATCAAAATTTAATACGCGACAAAAACCTGGCGCGCGTCCCGGACCAAGCTTCGCTTTGGTGCTGGGATCCTAGCCGTTAGACGATAGGGCCGGGTGCTCATAACTAATAACAAGCTACGCATAAAATGTCAACCATAATACGTGCTGTGTTATAATGTTTTTATGCCCAAATTAATTTTTTCAACCAATGCCAGCGTAAATTTGGCTAAGTCGCTAGCTAGAAGTAAAAAATTTAGATTAGCTAAAGCCGAAGTGACACGTTTTGCCGACCAAGAGATAGCCATAGCCTTAAAAGAAAGGGTTAAGGGCAGGGAAGCGTACGTCATCGGGGCGACTTATCCACCCGGTGATAACCTATTGGAGCTTTTAATTTTAATTCACACTTTAAAAGTTAATGGCGCTAAAAAAGTAAATGTTATTATCCCGTATTTCGGTTATGCTAAAGCCGACCGCGTTCACCCGGCCGGTACAACTTTTTCGTCCAAGCTAATTGTTCAGACAATTGAAGCGGCTGGAGCGACAAAAGTGATTGTGGTTGATATGCACGGGCATCGCGTGCCAAAATTATTTAAGATTAAATATCAGGGAATCAGCGCTGTTCCTTTATTGATCAAAGAACTGGAAAAAACTAAAATAAAAAATTTTACTATCGCAGCTACCGATAAAGGCAGTATCAAACGTGCCGAAAAATATGCTTCAGCGCTTGGCATAAAAAAAATTGTAAAAGTCTCCAAATCACGCCCTGGCCGCGATCGAGCAATTGTTACTGATGTATCAGGAGAAGTGAAAAATATGAATGTGATTTTAGCGGACGACATGGTTCAATCAGGAGGTACATTATGTAAAACCGCCGCGGCGTTAAAAGCTTTGGGGGCGAGAGGAATTTATTGTGCGGTAACGCATATTTTACCAACCGGCCCAGCCTTTGAAATTTTACAAAAAGATAAAAATATTACCAAAGTTATTTTTATTAACACCATGCCGCATCCTTATAAAAAACTTCCTCCCAAGTTCAAGCAATTAAAAACGGAAAAGTTACTTTTGAAGGACATGGAGTGATTGTGCTACAATGCATTTTATAAAGGTCTCAACTGTATTAATAAACAAAACAAAATTATGAGCAACAGAAAAGTCGCAGATTGCCGAAAATTTCCTAGTGAAAAAAATTGCAGTTTAGCAATTTCAGGCACCGAAGACGAGGTTTTAACAGTGGCTGTGCGCCACGCCGTTAATGAGCATGGTCATGAAGATACGTCCGAATTAGTAGAACAAGTTAGAAAAACTTTAGCCGACGAATAGAGTTTAAGGCCGGCTACTAAAACTACTGCTTTTGGGCAGTAGTTTTAATTTTTTTATACTATATTGGTTGTGAAAAAATTAAATCAAAATTCATGCTATACTAATAAATACACATGTTAATAACTGAACAAGAGACCGAAAGGGGGTGAGTGTATGGGAGGACACAATAAAGGAGTCCATATGGTAACCTTTTTGCTGCTAGTGATCGGCGGTTTGAATTGGCTGTTGGTCGGTGCTGTCGGTTGGGATGTCGGCGAATTGTTCGGCGGTATGGACGCCGTTGTATCCAGAGTAATTTACGTTTTGGTTGGCCTATCAGCTGTTTACGAATTAGTCACACACAAGGCTAATTGCGCTAAGTGCAAAGAGGGAGCCAAGCCGGCGACAGGCAGCATGCCTACCCCTGGAGCTGGCGGAAACCAACCTCAAGGTTAATTTATTTTCACTTTAAACAGTCCCGCTAAGCGGGACTGTTTTGTGTTATAATTAAAACACTTATGACAATTTTAGCGGCCTTCATTATTTTGATTGTTTTATTTTATGCCTTGGGTAAGGCAGCTGATTTAGTTATTTACAATGCCAGAATCGCCGGAGAACGCTTGCATTTAAAATTGATTTTTGTCGGTTTGCTGACTGGATTTTTAACTAGCTTGCCAGAAGTTGCGGTAACAGTTAACTCCATTTTTGAGCATACCGAGCAATTAGCGTTAGGTAATTTAATTGGCGGTATCATGGTGCTTTACGGGCTGGTCTTGGCGCTAAGTATAATTTTTAATCGTAAGGTGGAAACATCGGGCGAATGGGGGAGAATTGTACCGTTAAATATTTATTTATTTAGCCCATTTATTTTAGGCGCGGACGGAATGTTAAGCGCAGCCGATGGCATGATTTTGATTGCTGGTTATTTAGCCTTGGTGGCGTATCTTTATTTTTTAAATCGCGAAGCTAAAAGCCGCAGTCAGTCAACCGTCCCTTTCACTTTCAAAAACTTAATTTACGCAGTCATTGGTTTAATATTAGTAGTCATAATTTCTTTTGCCGTCCTGCGGCTGGCGGAATATATGTTGCAATATGTTAATTTTACGCGTTTCTTTTTTGGGCTAGTCATATTTTCCGTGGGGACTAATTTACCTGAGGTTATCGTAGCTTTTAGATCTTGGAAGCGGCATGTTGGCCGTTTGTCGCTGGGCAATATTTTTGGCAGTACTATGAGCAATGTTTTGATTATCGGATTTTTGGCTTTTTTTCGCCCGCTGAAAATTATTTTTGATGTTGAGCACTTGGTTTTTGCTTCTTTCATGATCGCGCTGCTATCTTTAGTGGTTTTCTTTTATGTTTCAGGTAAGAGGTTTAGCCGTAATGAAGGCGGGGTGCTATTGGCGCTTTATTTGTTGTTTGTTTTTGTGAGTTTAATTTGTATTGCTTGTAACGTTATTTAGATGAGAGAAAAAGAATTTACCCGTCACACTTTAACCAGCGGTCAAAATTCAGTTGTTCGCCAACTTCCGCCGCACGGCAACTTACGCTTTCCGCCAAATTTTTTGTGGGGGACGGCCACGGCGGCCCATCAAATCGAAGGCAATAACATTTACAATGACTGGTGGGAATGGGAGCAAATCGCAAACCATATTGAAAACAATGACAAATCTCGACGCGCCTCAAATCATTATGAACTTTATGAGACGGATTATAGCTATATTAACAGGATGCACAATAATGCTTACAGATTTTCCATAGAATGGTCGCGCTTGGAACCAAAAGAAGGGGAGTGGGACCAAAAAGCAGCCGATCATTATTTAGATCAACTAAAAAGTTTAAAAGCTAAAGGGATTACCGTAATGGTAACCTTGCACCATTTTACTTTGCCTCGGTGGCTAGCTAGACAGGGCGGATTTAAAGCGCCCCAATCGGTTGACTTGTTTAGCCGCTACGTCAAATTTTGCGCCGAAGAATTTGGAGAATATGTTGACTGTTGGGTAACTTTTAACGAGCCGCTGGTTTATTTGACTCAAGGGTATATGGTGGGGGTTTGGCCGCCGGGCGAAAGTAGCTGGAGTTCTTTGTTTAGAGTCGCGAAGAATCTAAGGCGGTCGCATATTTCTGCTTATAAAATAATTCATTCAATTCTTGACCGGCCATCACGAAAAAGTCAAGTGGGGGTAGCAAAAAATATAATCTCTGTTTTTTTGTACCGTAAATATAATGTTATAGATATCATAGTTTCTCGTTTAATTAGCTGGAATTGGAACCATTCATTTTTGTGGGCGACCAAAAAATATCACGACTATTTGGGGTTGAACTATTACTTTCATTATCGGCTTGAAAAATCACATTGGAAGACCTGGCAATTTTTTGTTGACGTCAGGCGCGAGCATCGTGAAATGTCTGATGTGGGTTGGGAAATTTACCCTCCCGGCATTTTTAGCGCCTTACTAGAATTTAAAAAATATCGTAAGCCAATTTATATTACCGAAAATGGCATTGCCACAAGAGACGAAAGCCGCCGATCAAGGTATTTGGTGTCTCATTTAAAAGAAATATATCATGCCATTTATGCTGGCGTGGACATTCGCGGATATTTTTATTGGTCTTTAATTGACAATTTTGAATGGGAGGAAGGCTTTCATCCTCGCTTCGGCCTGATCGGAGTAAATTACAAAACATTTGAACGTGAATTTAGGGATACGGCTAAAGTTTACCGTGAAATTGCTAAAAATAATATGATCCCGCACCGCCTCTTAAAATTGTTAGGCCACGCCGTGGCGTTTGAAATTTAATATGCACGCTTGGATAATTACAGCGATTTTGGCTTATTTCTTTTTCGCTGCGGCGGCAGTTGTTGATAAATTCATACTGACCAAAAAAATTGATCGGCCGGCAGTTTATACGGTTTTAGTTTCACTTTTAGGCGTTCTGGTTTTGGCCATCGCACCAATTTTACCCGGTGAGTTATTCGTTTTGCCACCTTCAGGATTGGCTTGGTCTTTTGCTTATGGCGTGGCCTTTGTTTTTGCCATTTTTTATTTGTACCGAGCCATGCGACTTGGAGAAGCGTCAAGAGTAGTACCAATTATAATTTCTTTTCAGCCAATTTTTATACTTTTGATGGCTTGGGTTTTAATCGGTGAAACTTTAGCGCCAATTTCTTTTTTAGCTTTTTTGCTAATTTTATTTGGTGCTGTTTTAATTTCATACCAAAAATCAACTTGGCAAGTAAATCGCAAGATATTTGCCTTTTCGCTTTTGGCTGCTTTTTTCTTTGCTTTGAATTTAGCCGGCAGTAAATTTTTGTTTGATCAATATGGTTTTGCCTCACCGTTTGTGTGGATTAGAATAGGGTCAGTAGTAGCGGCTGGTTTTTTCTTGTTAAGCCGATCTATCAGGCAGGGTGTGTGGCAAATGATCAAGCCAAAACCAGCTGGCCATCACCAAAAACATGGTCTATTGTTGGTTATTGTCGCTCAGGCTTTTGGCGCCGTTGGCGTAGTCATGGTAAATTATGCGGTTAGTATTGGACCAGTGAGCTTAGTCGGGGCATTGCAAGGGCTGCAACATATGTTTGTTTTTGTTTTAACGACTTTAATATCACTTATGTTACCGCGGGTGTTATCAGAAAAAATTTCCCGTTCAATTTTGATTCAAAAGAGCATTGCAATTATTATATTAGTTAGTGGTGTTGCTATATTAGCCTTAAGTTCAACCGGATGAATTTTTTGATAAATTACTTTAAAAATAAAATTTTTGGTTTTAAAAGTCGGTTTCGGGCTTTTATATTAATCGGTTTTTTTCTTAGCGTTATAATCATTTTTGTCGTTGTATTTTGGAGCAAGGATTATTATTTACCAGGCGGCGTTGATTATGGCGTCACTTTTTCTAAGCTTTACGCTGAAGAGTTAAATTTAGATTGGCAAGAAGCGTATCTAGCTATTTTAGACGATTTAAAAGTTGATAAAATTCGTATTCCTATTTATTGGCCGGATATTGAGCCCCGCATTGATGAATTTTATTTTAAAGATTATGATTGGATGTTTGAACA
Above is a genomic segment from Candidatus Buchananbacteria bacterium CG10_big_fil_rev_8_21_14_0_10_42_9 containing:
- the grpE gene encoding nucleotide exchange factor GrpE translates to MSKKTEAKPKPNKVQELEAKCNEYLDGWKRAQADYQNLQKQVVKEKSQTIKFAQREIIEELLSVYDNFKMAVGHIPHHQEAEDWVIGIRHILKQLKSILENAAVHEILTVGEKFNPEVHEAVEQVATDEQHDGLVVEEVKPGYKMHGQVIQVAKVKVGVHKK
- a CDS encoding molecular chaperone DnaK, which codes for MGKILGIDLGTTNSAMAVMEGGQPKIIENKEGNRTTPSMVALSKTNERLAGLLAKRQAVTNPANTLFSIKRLIGRRWEDEEVQRDVKTMPYKIVKSGEGVKVKMGDKEHTPQEISAMILQKLKADAEEKLGEKIDEAVITVPAYFDDSQRQATKDAGEIAGLKVKRIINEPTAAALAYGFDKKKGQQILVYDLGGGTFDVSVLDVSEDTVEVKSTSGDTHLGGDDFDGRIIDWIIEEFKKDSGIDLSKDNLSLQRIKEAAEKAKIELSTAQETEINQPFITSDASGPKHLTLKLTRAKLEELVGDLVEKTMSPVKQALKDAKLEAKDIEEIVMVGGMTRMPLVNQTVEKFFGKKPNLSVNPDEVVALGAAVQAGVLQGDVKDVLLLDVTPLTLGIETLGGVATPLIERNTTIPASKSQIFSTAADNQPSVEVHVLQGERPMAADNKTLGRFILDGIPPAPRGVPQVEVSFDIDANGILNVSAKDKGTSKEQKITITASSGLSKDEIEKMKKDAEEHAGEDAKKKELVETKNLADTLVFTTEKALKDAGDKISADDKKAIEEKLEALKKVTDKDDLDAIKKASEELSQAAQKLGEAMYKQEQQGAQAQAKDKSEDQAKDEAGPVEGEFEEVKKEEGQDGNKESK
- a CDS encoding sodium:proton exchanger, with protein sequence MLLNLSLLLGGFILLIKSADWLVSGSSSLAKTFGIPSIIIGLTIVAFGTSAPEWIVTVFSSFSGFGNAAIGNVIGSNISNVALILGVAAIILPLSVDSKVISREIPFLILASLVMFLMVTRGFFSGEALLTLFRSDGLILIAFFSIFLYYLINEALRSGESFIEERRLKGEYADIAKNRKPLRAIGAFLIGVIGLALAGQLVVHGGVNLAGLLGISDAVVGLFAFSLGTSLPELVTTIKAVREKEPNLAIGNVVGSNVFNTLFVLGSAASITPIVYSSKLLFDVGLMFALSGILMFFSFTDRKISRVEGISLLVLYFLYLTFLFVRN
- a CDS encoding excinuclease ABC subunit C, which codes for MFYNYIIQSKKNKILYSGFTSDLKNRIKEHNQGRNKSTKENRPCELIYYEACLSRKDATRREKYLKTTQGRRLLKIRLKDYFYMKNIRNSSTG
- a CDS encoding DUF1059 domain-containing protein, with product MSNRKVADCRKFPSEKNCSLAISGTEDEVLTVAVRHAVNEHGHEDTSELVEQVRKTLADE
- a CDS encoding glycoside hydrolase family 1 protein produces the protein MREKEFTRHTLTSGQNSVVRQLPPHGNLRFPPNFLWGTATAAHQIEGNNIYNDWWEWEQIANHIENNDKSRRASNHYELYETDYSYINRMHNNAYRFSIEWSRLEPKEGEWDQKAADHYLDQLKSLKAKGITVMVTLHHFTLPRWLARQGGFKAPQSVDLFSRYVKFCAEEFGEYVDCWVTFNEPLVYLTQGYMVGVWPPGESSWSSLFRVAKNLRRSHISAYKIIHSILDRPSRKSQVGVAKNIISVFLYRKYNVIDIIVSRLISWNWNHSFLWATKKYHDYLGLNYYFHYRLEKSHWKTWQFFVDVRREHREMSDVGWEIYPPGIFSALLEFKKYRKPIYITENGIATRDESRRSRYLVSHLKEIYHAIYAGVDIRGYFYWSLIDNFEWEEGFHPRFGLIGVNYKTFEREFRDTAKVYREIAKNNMIPHRLLKLLGHAVAFEI